Proteins encoded by one window of Salvia splendens isolate huo1 chromosome 14, SspV2, whole genome shotgun sequence:
- the LOC121765792 gene encoding chaperone protein dnaJ 1, mitochondrial isoform X2: MRRWRASSPKSLADKLLKTYAKSSDGVLCGKIPNFQRALIYSPCRWNHSPAAYQFGYRECLAGFALKEMLFSRRFIHATGACRSEARDYYEILGVSGDATVDEIKKAFRALAKKYHPDANKNNPSAKRKFQEIREAYETLKDPDKKTHYDRLRQSSKTNGTRSSDNFNTGSSRFRHAHGAQFSDSFHKIFSEIFETETENVGGDIQVELVLTFSEAAQGCTKHFSFDADVPCDSCGGRGHPLDAQTITCPTCRGIGRVTIPPFTTTCSTCKGAGRIIKEYCTACGGSGACKGVRDARVTIPAGVDAGDTVRVARAGNSGAWGSTSGDLIIKIKVAEDPIFSRNGADLYVDKYISLTQAILGGSVDVATLSGKKQLTIPRGVQHGQLVKLRGKGLPKSGFMVTHGDQYIRFCIKLPPTVTERQRAILEEFEKEQSDEDNRSASSSCRLYQRLSTG; encoded by the exons ATGCGTCGATGGCGGGCGTCTTCGCCCAAATCACTCGCCGATAAACTATTG AAAACTTACGCTAAATCCTCCGATGGAGTCTTATGTGGGAAAATTCCCAACTTTCAGCGGGCATTGATTTATTCTCCAT GTCGATGGAATCATTCACCAGCTGCATATCAGTTCGGTTATAGGGAATGTCTGGCCGGTTTTGCACTTAAAGAGATGCTGTTTTCAAGGCGTTTCATCCACGCCACAG GAGCTTGTCGGTCTGAGGCACGTGATTACTATGAGATTCTTGGCGTGTCTGGAGATGCCACGGTCGATGAGATTAAAAAGGCTTTTCGTGCT CTGGCGAAGAAGTATCACCCTGATGCCAATAAGAATAATCCTTCTGCAAAGAGAAAATTTCAAGAGATAAGAGAGGCGTATGAG ACTTTGAAAGATCCTGATAAGAAAACACATTATGACAGG TTGAGACAGAGTTCAAAAACAAATGGTACAAGGAGTTCAGATAATTTTAACACCGGCTCGAGTCGCTTTAGACATGCTCATGGAGCTCAGTTCTCTGATTCATTTCACAAAATTTTTTCTGAG ATTTttgaaactgaaactgaaaatGTTGGTGGCGATATTCAG GTGGAACTTGTGCTTACATTTTCTGAAGCTGCTCAAGGATGCACTAAGCATTTTTCATTTGATGCAGATGTGCCATGTGATTCTTGCG GTGGCCGAGGCCATCCCTTGGATGCTCAGACAATTACGTGTCCAACTTGCAGAGGCATTGGAAGA GTGACAATACCACCTTTTACCACAACTTGCAGTACTTGTAAAGGTGCTGGACGAATAATCAAG gaatactgcacagcttgcGGAGGATCAGGTGCGTGTAAAGGAGTCAGGGATGCCCGAGTAACTATACCGGCAG GTGTGGATGCTGGTGATACAGTTCGTGTAGCAAGAGCTGGTAATTCTGGTGCATGGGGAAGCACTTCTGGCGAcctaattattaaaataaag GTTGCAGAAGATCCCATATTTTCCAGAAATGGTGCTGATCTTTATGTTGACAAATATATAAGCCTTACTCAA GCCATTCTTGGTGGCAGTGTTGATGTGGCTACCCTTTCCGGAAAAAAGCAATTGACA ATTCCTCGGGGGGTTCAACATGGGCAACTGGTTAAGTTGAGAGGCAAAG GATTGCCAAAGAGTGGTTTCATGGTGACCCATGGAGATCAGTACATACGCTTCTGCATAAAACTTCCTCC CACCGTAACTGAAAGACAACGCGCAATACTAGAAGAATTTGAGAAGGAACAATCTGATGAAGATAATAGATCTGCTTCCAGCAGTTG CAGGCTTTATCAGCGGCTATCTACTGGTTGA
- the LOC121765792 gene encoding chaperone protein dnaJ 1, mitochondrial isoform X4 — MLFSRRFIHATGACRSEARDYYEILGVSGDATVDEIKKAFRALAKKYHPDANKNNPSAKRKFQEIREAYETLKDPDKKTHYDRLRQSSKTNGTRSSDNFNTGSSRFRHAHGAQFSDSFHKIFSEIFETETENVGGDIQVELVLTFSEAAQGCTKHFSFDADVPCDSCGGRGHPLDAQTITCPTCRGIGRVTIPPFTTTCSTCKGAGRIIKEYCTACGGSGACKGVRDARVTIPAGVDAGDTVRVARAGNSGAWGSTSGDLIIKIKVAEDPIFSRNGADLYVDKYISLTQAILGGSVDVATLSGKKQLTIPRGVQHGQLVKLRGKGLPKSGFMVTHGDQYIRFCIKLPPTVTERQRAILEEFEKEQSDEDNRSASSSWWQFWVRRSAWPEFILEFSVLTMILLVLVKVLN; from the exons ATGCTGTTTTCAAGGCGTTTCATCCACGCCACAG GAGCTTGTCGGTCTGAGGCACGTGATTACTATGAGATTCTTGGCGTGTCTGGAGATGCCACGGTCGATGAGATTAAAAAGGCTTTTCGTGCT CTGGCGAAGAAGTATCACCCTGATGCCAATAAGAATAATCCTTCTGCAAAGAGAAAATTTCAAGAGATAAGAGAGGCGTATGAG ACTTTGAAAGATCCTGATAAGAAAACACATTATGACAGG TTGAGACAGAGTTCAAAAACAAATGGTACAAGGAGTTCAGATAATTTTAACACCGGCTCGAGTCGCTTTAGACATGCTCATGGAGCTCAGTTCTCTGATTCATTTCACAAAATTTTTTCTGAG ATTTttgaaactgaaactgaaaatGTTGGTGGCGATATTCAG GTGGAACTTGTGCTTACATTTTCTGAAGCTGCTCAAGGATGCACTAAGCATTTTTCATTTGATGCAGATGTGCCATGTGATTCTTGCG GTGGCCGAGGCCATCCCTTGGATGCTCAGACAATTACGTGTCCAACTTGCAGAGGCATTGGAAGA GTGACAATACCACCTTTTACCACAACTTGCAGTACTTGTAAAGGTGCTGGACGAATAATCAAG gaatactgcacagcttgcGGAGGATCAGGTGCGTGTAAAGGAGTCAGGGATGCCCGAGTAACTATACCGGCAG GTGTGGATGCTGGTGATACAGTTCGTGTAGCAAGAGCTGGTAATTCTGGTGCATGGGGAAGCACTTCTGGCGAcctaattattaaaataaag GTTGCAGAAGATCCCATATTTTCCAGAAATGGTGCTGATCTTTATGTTGACAAATATATAAGCCTTACTCAA GCCATTCTTGGTGGCAGTGTTGATGTGGCTACCCTTTCCGGAAAAAAGCAATTGACA ATTCCTCGGGGGGTTCAACATGGGCAACTGGTTAAGTTGAGAGGCAAAG GATTGCCAAAGAGTGGTTTCATGGTGACCCATGGAGATCAGTACATACGCTTCTGCATAAAACTTCCTCC CACCGTAACTGAAAGACAACGCGCAATACTAGAAGAATTTGAGAAGGAACAATCTGATGAAGATAATAGATCTGCTTCCAGCAGTTG GTGGCAGTTTTGGGTTAGACGTTCCGCTTGGCCTGAGTTTATACTGGAGTTCTCCGTATTGACGATGATATTGCTAGTACTCGTCAAAGTCTTGAACTAG
- the LOC121763362 gene encoding bZIP transcription factor 44-like, producing MATSSGTSSFENFDGAMDQRKRKRMQSNRESARRSRMRKQKHLDDLMAQAQQLREENARILSSIGATAQRCASVEAENSVLAAQMMELTQRLGSLDEILSYIGSASSGVGGGGGGCMFQSEEFQFGDGGAWSSVGLSHHPIMAEMYDY from the coding sequence ATGGCTACATCGAGCGGAACGTCGTCGTTCGAGAATTTCGACGGCGCAATGGACCAGCGGAAGCGGAAGCGGATGCAGTCGAACCGAGAGTCGGCGCGGCGGTCGCGGATGCGGAAGCAGAAGCACCTGGACGACCTGATGGCGCAGGCGCAGCAGCTGCGGGAGGAGAACGCGCGGATCCTGAGCAGCATCGGCGCCACCGCGCAGCGCTGCGCGAGCGTGGAGGCGGAGAACTCGGTGCTCGCCGCGCAGATGATGGAGCTCACGCAGAGGCTCGGATCTCTCGATGAGATCCTGAGCTACATCGGCTCGGCTAGCTCCGGtgtcggcggcggcggtggaggatgCATGTTTCAGTCGGAGGAGTTTCAGTTTGGCGACGGCGGGGCGTGGAGCTCGGTGGGGCTGAGCCACCACCCAATCATGGCGGAGATGTATGATTATTGA
- the LOC121765792 gene encoding chaperone protein dnaJ 1, mitochondrial isoform X3, which translates to MRRWRASSPKSLADKLLKTYAKSSDGVLCGKIPNFQRALIYSPCRWNHSPAAYQFGYRECLAGFALKEMLFSRRFIHATGACRSEARDYYEILGVSGDATVDEIKKAFRALAKKYHPDANKNNPSAKRKFQEIREAYETLKDPDKKTHYDRLRQSSKTNGTRSSDNFNTGSSRFRHAHGAQFSDSFHKIFSEIFETETENVGGDIQVELVLTFSEAAQGCTKHFSFDADVPCDSCGGRGHPLDAQTITCPTCRGIGRVTIPPFTTTCSTCKGAGRIIKEYCTACGGSGACKGVRDARVTIPAGVDAGDTVRVARAGNSGAWGSTSGDLIIKIKVAEDPIFSRNGADLYVDKYISLTQAILGGSVDVATLSGKKQLTIPRGVQHGQLVKLRGKGLPKSGFMVTHGDQYIRFCIKLPPTVTERQRAILEEFEKEQSDEDNRSASSSWLYQRLSTG; encoded by the exons ATGCGTCGATGGCGGGCGTCTTCGCCCAAATCACTCGCCGATAAACTATTG AAAACTTACGCTAAATCCTCCGATGGAGTCTTATGTGGGAAAATTCCCAACTTTCAGCGGGCATTGATTTATTCTCCAT GTCGATGGAATCATTCACCAGCTGCATATCAGTTCGGTTATAGGGAATGTCTGGCCGGTTTTGCACTTAAAGAGATGCTGTTTTCAAGGCGTTTCATCCACGCCACAG GAGCTTGTCGGTCTGAGGCACGTGATTACTATGAGATTCTTGGCGTGTCTGGAGATGCCACGGTCGATGAGATTAAAAAGGCTTTTCGTGCT CTGGCGAAGAAGTATCACCCTGATGCCAATAAGAATAATCCTTCTGCAAAGAGAAAATTTCAAGAGATAAGAGAGGCGTATGAG ACTTTGAAAGATCCTGATAAGAAAACACATTATGACAGG TTGAGACAGAGTTCAAAAACAAATGGTACAAGGAGTTCAGATAATTTTAACACCGGCTCGAGTCGCTTTAGACATGCTCATGGAGCTCAGTTCTCTGATTCATTTCACAAAATTTTTTCTGAG ATTTttgaaactgaaactgaaaatGTTGGTGGCGATATTCAG GTGGAACTTGTGCTTACATTTTCTGAAGCTGCTCAAGGATGCACTAAGCATTTTTCATTTGATGCAGATGTGCCATGTGATTCTTGCG GTGGCCGAGGCCATCCCTTGGATGCTCAGACAATTACGTGTCCAACTTGCAGAGGCATTGGAAGA GTGACAATACCACCTTTTACCACAACTTGCAGTACTTGTAAAGGTGCTGGACGAATAATCAAG gaatactgcacagcttgcGGAGGATCAGGTGCGTGTAAAGGAGTCAGGGATGCCCGAGTAACTATACCGGCAG GTGTGGATGCTGGTGATACAGTTCGTGTAGCAAGAGCTGGTAATTCTGGTGCATGGGGAAGCACTTCTGGCGAcctaattattaaaataaag GTTGCAGAAGATCCCATATTTTCCAGAAATGGTGCTGATCTTTATGTTGACAAATATATAAGCCTTACTCAA GCCATTCTTGGTGGCAGTGTTGATGTGGCTACCCTTTCCGGAAAAAAGCAATTGACA ATTCCTCGGGGGGTTCAACATGGGCAACTGGTTAAGTTGAGAGGCAAAG GATTGCCAAAGAGTGGTTTCATGGTGACCCATGGAGATCAGTACATACGCTTCTGCATAAAACTTCCTCC CACCGTAACTGAAAGACAACGCGCAATACTAGAAGAATTTGAGAAGGAACAATCTGATGAAGATAATAGATCTGCTTCCAGCAGTTG GCTTTATCAGCGGCTATCTACTGGTTGA
- the LOC121765792 gene encoding chaperone protein dnaJ 1, mitochondrial isoform X1, with amino-acid sequence MRRWRASSPKSLADKLLKTYAKSSDGVLCGKIPNFQRALIYSPCRWNHSPAAYQFGYRECLAGFALKEMLFSRRFIHATGACRSEARDYYEILGVSGDATVDEIKKAFRALAKKYHPDANKNNPSAKRKFQEIREAYETLKDPDKKTHYDRLRQSSKTNGTRSSDNFNTGSSRFRHAHGAQFSDSFHKIFSEIFETETENVGGDIQVELVLTFSEAAQGCTKHFSFDADVPCDSCGGRGHPLDAQTITCPTCRGIGRVTIPPFTTTCSTCKGAGRIIKEYCTACGGSGACKGVRDARVTIPAGVDAGDTVRVARAGNSGAWGSTSGDLIIKIKVAEDPIFSRNGADLYVDKYISLTQAILGGSVDVATLSGKKQLTIPRGVQHGQLVKLRGKGLPKSGFMVTHGDQYIRFCIKLPPTVTERQRAILEEFEKEQSDEDNRSASSSWWQFWVRRSAWPEFILEFSVLTMILLVLVKVLN; translated from the exons ATGCGTCGATGGCGGGCGTCTTCGCCCAAATCACTCGCCGATAAACTATTG AAAACTTACGCTAAATCCTCCGATGGAGTCTTATGTGGGAAAATTCCCAACTTTCAGCGGGCATTGATTTATTCTCCAT GTCGATGGAATCATTCACCAGCTGCATATCAGTTCGGTTATAGGGAATGTCTGGCCGGTTTTGCACTTAAAGAGATGCTGTTTTCAAGGCGTTTCATCCACGCCACAG GAGCTTGTCGGTCTGAGGCACGTGATTACTATGAGATTCTTGGCGTGTCTGGAGATGCCACGGTCGATGAGATTAAAAAGGCTTTTCGTGCT CTGGCGAAGAAGTATCACCCTGATGCCAATAAGAATAATCCTTCTGCAAAGAGAAAATTTCAAGAGATAAGAGAGGCGTATGAG ACTTTGAAAGATCCTGATAAGAAAACACATTATGACAGG TTGAGACAGAGTTCAAAAACAAATGGTACAAGGAGTTCAGATAATTTTAACACCGGCTCGAGTCGCTTTAGACATGCTCATGGAGCTCAGTTCTCTGATTCATTTCACAAAATTTTTTCTGAG ATTTttgaaactgaaactgaaaatGTTGGTGGCGATATTCAG GTGGAACTTGTGCTTACATTTTCTGAAGCTGCTCAAGGATGCACTAAGCATTTTTCATTTGATGCAGATGTGCCATGTGATTCTTGCG GTGGCCGAGGCCATCCCTTGGATGCTCAGACAATTACGTGTCCAACTTGCAGAGGCATTGGAAGA GTGACAATACCACCTTTTACCACAACTTGCAGTACTTGTAAAGGTGCTGGACGAATAATCAAG gaatactgcacagcttgcGGAGGATCAGGTGCGTGTAAAGGAGTCAGGGATGCCCGAGTAACTATACCGGCAG GTGTGGATGCTGGTGATACAGTTCGTGTAGCAAGAGCTGGTAATTCTGGTGCATGGGGAAGCACTTCTGGCGAcctaattattaaaataaag GTTGCAGAAGATCCCATATTTTCCAGAAATGGTGCTGATCTTTATGTTGACAAATATATAAGCCTTACTCAA GCCATTCTTGGTGGCAGTGTTGATGTGGCTACCCTTTCCGGAAAAAAGCAATTGACA ATTCCTCGGGGGGTTCAACATGGGCAACTGGTTAAGTTGAGAGGCAAAG GATTGCCAAAGAGTGGTTTCATGGTGACCCATGGAGATCAGTACATACGCTTCTGCATAAAACTTCCTCC CACCGTAACTGAAAGACAACGCGCAATACTAGAAGAATTTGAGAAGGAACAATCTGATGAAGATAATAGATCTGCTTCCAGCAGTTG GTGGCAGTTTTGGGTTAGACGTTCCGCTTGGCCTGAGTTTATACTGGAGTTCTCCGTATTGACGATGATATTGCTAGTACTCGTCAAAGTCTTGAACTAG